One stretch of Thalassophryne amazonica chromosome 17, fThaAma1.1, whole genome shotgun sequence DNA includes these proteins:
- the slc35e4 gene encoding solute carrier family 35 member E4 isoform X2 produces the protein MLSELQRDDNDKNMINADGFSKCEETRQERGRRRPPAETLHLLSAVIVWLVTGTTISSLNKWIFAVYNFRYPLLLSALHMLTAIVVDYGLIKLRVIHHGDPVEQDLSINAKCKVFLLSLTFCSSIAFGNIGLNYVQLSFAQMIYTTTPLFTLIISTLILGKQHHIIKYTAMMPICLGASFSIMGEVQFDQTGCFFVVAATMLRGVKSVQQSILLQEEKINSVFLLYLMSIPSFCILAVAALALENWALLESPFHYDCHLWVFIVLSCLGSVMYNLASCIVITLTSAVTLHILGNLNVVGNLLLSQLLFGSELSTLSCAGAVLTLSGMLIYQNSEFIVSYLDARQANAKGAERLDFHNPQSENFGHAHGSEMLCPQGSTDGTQKDKTD, from the exons ATGCTGTCGGAGCTCCAAAG AGACGACAATGACAAGAACATGATCAACGCTGATGGCTTCTCAAAATGCGAGGAAACCAGGCAAGAGAGAGGCCGGCGGAGGCCCCCCGCAGAGACGCTTCACCTGCTGTCCGCTGTCATTGTGTGGCTGGTGACCGGAACCACCATCTCCAGCCTCAACAAATGGATTTTTGCTGTTTACAACTTCAGGTACCCCCTGCTGCTGTCAGCGTTGCACATGCTGACAGCCATAGTTGTGGACTACGGGCTGATCAAACTGCGGGTGATCCACCACGGAGATCCCGTGGAACAGGATCTGTCCATCAACGCCAAGTGTAAAGTGTTCCTGTTGAGTCTGACGTTTTGCTCCAGTATCGCCTTCGGGAACATCGGGCTGAACTATGTCCAGCTGTCATTTGCACAAATGATTTACACCACCACTCCGCTCTTCACGCTCATCATCTCCACGCTGATCCTGGGGAAGCAGCATCACATCATCAAATACACAGCCATGATGCCCATCTGCCTGGGCGCTTCCTTCAGCATCATGGGAGAAGTCCAATTCGATCAGACCGGCTGCTTCTTTGTGGTCGCTGCGACCATGTTGAGGGGCGTCAAATCTGTTCAACAGA GCATTCTTCTTCAGGAGGAGAAAATCAACTCTGTTTTCCTGCTTTACCTGATGTCCATTCCCAGTTTCTGTATCCTGGCTGTGGCCGCTCTGGCTTTGGAAAACTGGGCCTTGCTTGAGTCGCCGTTCCATTACGACTGCCACCTCTGGGTGTTCATCGTGCTCAGCTGCCTGGGCTCGGTCATGTACAACTTGGCCAGCTGCATCGTCATCACCCTTACCTCAGCCGTCACGCTGCACATCCTCGGCAACCTGAACGTGGTGGGAAACCTGCTGCTGTCTCAGCTGCTCTTCGGCAGCGAGCTGTCCACGCTGAGTTGCGCCGGCGCTGTGCTGACGTTGTCCGGCATGCTCATCTATCAAAACTCCGAGTTTATCGTCAGCTACCTGGATGCACGCCAAGCTAACGCTAAAGGGGCAGAGCGGCTGGATTTTCACAATCCACAAAGCGAGAACTTTGGTCACGCTCATGGTTCTGAGATGTTGTGTCCTCAGGGAAGTACAGATGGGACGCAGAAAGACAAGACGGACTGA
- the slc35e4 gene encoding solute carrier family 35 member E4 isoform X1 produces MTGEQLCFGKLMETFRDDNDKNMINADGFSKCEETRQERGRRRPPAETLHLLSAVIVWLVTGTTISSLNKWIFAVYNFRYPLLLSALHMLTAIVVDYGLIKLRVIHHGDPVEQDLSINAKCKVFLLSLTFCSSIAFGNIGLNYVQLSFAQMIYTTTPLFTLIISTLILGKQHHIIKYTAMMPICLGASFSIMGEVQFDQTGCFFVVAATMLRGVKSVQQSILLQEEKINSVFLLYLMSIPSFCILAVAALALENWALLESPFHYDCHLWVFIVLSCLGSVMYNLASCIVITLTSAVTLHILGNLNVVGNLLLSQLLFGSELSTLSCAGAVLTLSGMLIYQNSEFIVSYLDARQANAKGAERLDFHNPQSENFGHAHGSEMLCPQGSTDGTQKDKTD; encoded by the exons ATGACAGGCGAACAGCTTTGCTTCGGTAAGCTAATGGAGACGTTCCG AGACGACAATGACAAGAACATGATCAACGCTGATGGCTTCTCAAAATGCGAGGAAACCAGGCAAGAGAGAGGCCGGCGGAGGCCCCCCGCAGAGACGCTTCACCTGCTGTCCGCTGTCATTGTGTGGCTGGTGACCGGAACCACCATCTCCAGCCTCAACAAATGGATTTTTGCTGTTTACAACTTCAGGTACCCCCTGCTGCTGTCAGCGTTGCACATGCTGACAGCCATAGTTGTGGACTACGGGCTGATCAAACTGCGGGTGATCCACCACGGAGATCCCGTGGAACAGGATCTGTCCATCAACGCCAAGTGTAAAGTGTTCCTGTTGAGTCTGACGTTTTGCTCCAGTATCGCCTTCGGGAACATCGGGCTGAACTATGTCCAGCTGTCATTTGCACAAATGATTTACACCACCACTCCGCTCTTCACGCTCATCATCTCCACGCTGATCCTGGGGAAGCAGCATCACATCATCAAATACACAGCCATGATGCCCATCTGCCTGGGCGCTTCCTTCAGCATCATGGGAGAAGTCCAATTCGATCAGACCGGCTGCTTCTTTGTGGTCGCTGCGACCATGTTGAGGGGCGTCAAATCTGTTCAACAGA GCATTCTTCTTCAGGAGGAGAAAATCAACTCTGTTTTCCTGCTTTACCTGATGTCCATTCCCAGTTTCTGTATCCTGGCTGTGGCCGCTCTGGCTTTGGAAAACTGGGCCTTGCTTGAGTCGCCGTTCCATTACGACTGCCACCTCTGGGTGTTCATCGTGCTCAGCTGCCTGGGCTCGGTCATGTACAACTTGGCCAGCTGCATCGTCATCACCCTTACCTCAGCCGTCACGCTGCACATCCTCGGCAACCTGAACGTGGTGGGAAACCTGCTGCTGTCTCAGCTGCTCTTCGGCAGCGAGCTGTCCACGCTGAGTTGCGCCGGCGCTGTGCTGACGTTGTCCGGCATGCTCATCTATCAAAACTCCGAGTTTATCGTCAGCTACCTGGATGCACGCCAAGCTAACGCTAAAGGGGCAGAGCGGCTGGATTTTCACAATCCACAAAGCGAGAACTTTGGTCACGCTCATGGTTCTGAGATGTTGTGTCCTCAGGGAAGTACAGATGGGACGCAGAAAGACAAGACGGACTGA
- the slc35e4 gene encoding solute carrier family 35 member E4 isoform X3, with protein sequence MINADGFSKCEETRQERGRRRPPAETLHLLSAVIVWLVTGTTISSLNKWIFAVYNFRYPLLLSALHMLTAIVVDYGLIKLRVIHHGDPVEQDLSINAKCKVFLLSLTFCSSIAFGNIGLNYVQLSFAQMIYTTTPLFTLIISTLILGKQHHIIKYTAMMPICLGASFSIMGEVQFDQTGCFFVVAATMLRGVKSVQQSILLQEEKINSVFLLYLMSIPSFCILAVAALALENWALLESPFHYDCHLWVFIVLSCLGSVMYNLASCIVITLTSAVTLHILGNLNVVGNLLLSQLLFGSELSTLSCAGAVLTLSGMLIYQNSEFIVSYLDARQANAKGAERLDFHNPQSENFGHAHGSEMLCPQGSTDGTQKDKTD encoded by the exons ATGATCAACGCTGATGGCTTCTCAAAATGCGAGGAAACCAGGCAAGAGAGAGGCCGGCGGAGGCCCCCCGCAGAGACGCTTCACCTGCTGTCCGCTGTCATTGTGTGGCTGGTGACCGGAACCACCATCTCCAGCCTCAACAAATGGATTTTTGCTGTTTACAACTTCAGGTACCCCCTGCTGCTGTCAGCGTTGCACATGCTGACAGCCATAGTTGTGGACTACGGGCTGATCAAACTGCGGGTGATCCACCACGGAGATCCCGTGGAACAGGATCTGTCCATCAACGCCAAGTGTAAAGTGTTCCTGTTGAGTCTGACGTTTTGCTCCAGTATCGCCTTCGGGAACATCGGGCTGAACTATGTCCAGCTGTCATTTGCACAAATGATTTACACCACCACTCCGCTCTTCACGCTCATCATCTCCACGCTGATCCTGGGGAAGCAGCATCACATCATCAAATACACAGCCATGATGCCCATCTGCCTGGGCGCTTCCTTCAGCATCATGGGAGAAGTCCAATTCGATCAGACCGGCTGCTTCTTTGTGGTCGCTGCGACCATGTTGAGGGGCGTCAAATCTGTTCAACAGA GCATTCTTCTTCAGGAGGAGAAAATCAACTCTGTTTTCCTGCTTTACCTGATGTCCATTCCCAGTTTCTGTATCCTGGCTGTGGCCGCTCTGGCTTTGGAAAACTGGGCCTTGCTTGAGTCGCCGTTCCATTACGACTGCCACCTCTGGGTGTTCATCGTGCTCAGCTGCCTGGGCTCGGTCATGTACAACTTGGCCAGCTGCATCGTCATCACCCTTACCTCAGCCGTCACGCTGCACATCCTCGGCAACCTGAACGTGGTGGGAAACCTGCTGCTGTCTCAGCTGCTCTTCGGCAGCGAGCTGTCCACGCTGAGTTGCGCCGGCGCTGTGCTGACGTTGTCCGGCATGCTCATCTATCAAAACTCCGAGTTTATCGTCAGCTACCTGGATGCACGCCAAGCTAACGCTAAAGGGGCAGAGCGGCTGGATTTTCACAATCCACAAAGCGAGAACTTTGGTCACGCTCATGGTTCTGAGATGTTGTGTCCTCAGGGAAGTACAGATGGGACGCAGAAAGACAAGACGGACTGA